One window of Plasmodium relictum strain SGS1 genome assembly, chromosome: 14 genomic DNA carries:
- a CDS encoding karyopherin alpha, putative → MDRRIEARRKEFKKNCDDTRRKREDLVVQIRKQQRECQLESKRAMIMANTGFEDNSYNLNYLKTNQDDSTNESICNTSSNNSSNTLEMLKKIPTLAIGVRSSEYVTQLNSTRELRKLLSIEKGPPIQEVINSGVVPYIVEFLKYDDKTDLQFEAAWVLTNIASGSQEQTKVVIDNNAVPYLVRLLNSEKEDVCEQAVWALGNIAGDSAECREYVLNQNSLPLLLKILRTSHKRTLIRNAAWTLSNLCRGKPAPNFEIVSKALPTLAALIYNDDEEILTDACWTLSYLSDGSNENINAVLDAGVAERVVELLSHCSFLVQTPALRTVGNIVTGDDLQTDVVVKLGAVQKLSCLLNSSKKSIKKEACWALSNITAGNISQIQAVIDNNVIPQLINILMKEDFEVRKEAAWAISNASSGGSESQIEYLVECGAIHSLSNLLDVEDANIISVTLEGLENILEMGENKKLRDNLPANPYVHLFEECDSVHKIDALQDRKVDNICNKAWKILYKYFPFVINNELNNAPLPLNNVFTNSDDAVLNKDFTFD, encoded by the coding sequence ATGGATAGAAGAATTGAAGCAAGAAGAAAAgagttcaaaaaaaattgtgatgacacaagaagaaaaagagaaGATTTGGTAGTTCAAATAAGAAAACAGCAAAGAGAATGCCAATTAGAAAGTAAAAGAGCCATGATAATGGCTAATACTGGATTTGAAgataattcatataatttaaattatttaaaaactaATCAAGATGATTCAACAAATGAATCCATATGTAACACATCATCTAATAATAGTTCAAATACATTagaaatgttaaaaaaaataccaaCGTTAGCTATAGGAGTAAGATCTTCTGAATATGTAACACAATTAAACAGTACAAGAGAATTAAGAAAGTTATTATCTATTGAAAAGGGGCCACCAATACAGGAAGTAATAAATTCAGGAGTAGTCCCATACATAGTAgagtttttaaaatatgatgATAAAACAGATTTGCAATTTGAAGCAGCATGGGTATTAACAAATATTGCTTCGGGGTCTCAAGAACAAACAAAAGTAGTAATTGATAATAATGCAGTACCTTATCTTGTCCGATTATTAAATAGTGAAAAGGAAGACGTTTGTGAACAAGCAGTTTGGGCATTAGGAAATATTGCAGGAGATTCAGCTGAATGTAGAGAATATGTTTTAAACCAAAATTCACTaccattattattaaaaattttaagaacTAGTCATAAAAGAACTTTAATAAGAAATGCTGCGTGGACTTTATCAAATTTATGTAGAGGTAAGCCTGCACCAAATTTTGAAATTGTCTCAAAAGCTTTACCAACTTTAGCTGctttaatttataatgatGATGAAGAAATATTAACCGATGCTTGCTGGACTCTTTCTTATTTGTCAGATGgatcaaatgaaaatattaatgcaGTTTTAGATGCAGGTGTAGCAGAAAGAGTAGTAGAATTGCTAAGTCACTGCTCCTTTTTAGTCCAAACACCTGCATTGAGAACAGTCGGAAATATTGTTACAGGAGATGATTTGCAAACTGACGTAGTTGTTAAATTAGGTGCAGTTCAGAAATTATCATGTTTACTTAATTCATCAAAAAAAAGTATCAAAAAAGAGGCTTGTTGGGCATTATCGAATATTACTGCTGGAAATATTTCTCAAATTCAAGCAGTTATTGATAATAATGTTATTCCACAgcttattaatattttaatgaaagaAGATTTTGAAGTCAGAAAAGAAGCTGCATGGGCTATTTCCAACGCTTCTTCAGGTGGATCGGAATCACAAATAGAATATCTTGTTGAATGTGGTGCTATACACTCGTTATCTAACTTATTAGATGTAGAAGATGCTAACATTATTTCTGTAACATTAGAAGGTTTAGAAAATATCTTAGAAATgggagaaaataaaaaattaagagaTAATTTACCTGCCAATCCATATGTACACTTATTTGAAGAATGTGACAGTGTTCATAAAATTGATGCTTTACAGGATAGAAAAGTTGACAATATTTGTAATAAAGCTtggaaaatattatataaatattttccttttgTTATTAATAATGAGTTAAATAACGCTCCATTACCTTTAAACAACGTCTTCACTAACAGTGATGATGCTGTTTTGAACAAAGATTTTACATTtgattaa